From Cardiocondyla obscurior isolate alpha-2009 linkage group LG09, Cobs3.1, whole genome shotgun sequence, one genomic window encodes:
- the LOC139105822 gene encoding odorant receptor 4-like — MVKMPRNLSHQNDILYITRPTRNILLALGAWPSIGKERSVYPRVHNLFLIFISYALLSSDIIPGVLYWLIEGTARIRLQMIPLLLYDVMSASQYGIFIFRYDQLRRCLKHVEEDWQNVLTADTRDIMLKSARMGKRLVTICGVFMYSGSLTFRIIIPLSQGKIVTDQNATIRQFASPGYYFSLDVQASPVYETVFIIQCLTGLITVSVATSACGLTAIFVVHACGQLKILIDLMRDLVQKQWKNECEVNEKLIKVVEHQIRVRNFLRLVQDTLQEVYLMEVLVNTVTICLLVYFMLVDWQSRNITILCSYVISITNVIIHIFLFCYTGEQLSTQAEKVAITSCELEWYRLPDKKARSIVLLMIMSNAPTKISAGKFVDLSLKTFGDVMKTAGAYFNMLRNVVE, encoded by the exons ATGGTAAAAATGCCGCGAAACCTGAGTCATCAGaacgatattttatacattacgCGACCAACTCGCAATATATTGCTCGCGCTCGGCGCCTGGCCCTCCATCGGCAAAGAGCGATCTGTATATCCGAGAGTACACAATCTTTTCCTAATCTTTATATCCTACGCTCTCCTCTCTTCCGACATTATACCCGGCGTCCTTTACTGGCTGATAGAAGGAACGGCGCGTATTCGACTACAAATGATCCCTCTTCTCCTCTACGACGTCATGTCCGCTAGCCAGTACgggatatttatatttcgctACGATCAGCTCAGGCGATGTTTGAAGCACGTCGAGGAGGATTGGCAGAACGTTTTGACCGCGGATACACGGGATATAATGCTGAAATCTGCGAGAATGGGCAAGCGACTGGTTACGATCTGCGGTGTCTTCATGTACAGCGGTTCTCTTACCTTTCGAATAATTATACCGTTGTCCCAAGGAAAGATCGTCACCGATCAGAATGCCACGATAAGACAATTCGCCAGTCCGGGCTACTACTTTTCTCTCGACGTGCAAGCGAGCCCAGTTTACGAAACGGTCTTTATAATTCAATGTTTAACAGGACTCATTACAGTTTCGGTCGCGACAAGCGCGTGCGGCCTGACAGCAATTTTCGTGGTGCACGCTTGCGGCCAGCTGAAAATTCTGATCGACTTGATGAGAGACCTCGTGCAAAAACAGTGGAAAAACGAATGTGAAGTAAACGAGAAACTGATCAAAGTAGTCGAGCATCAAATAAGAGTACGCAA ttttttacgACTGGTGCAGGATACCTTGCAAGAAGTGTATTTAATGGAAGTTTTGGTGAACACAGTAACGATTTGCCTTTTAGTGTATTTTATGTTAGTG gaTTGGCAAAGTagaaatataacaattttatgtaGTTACGTGATAAGCATTACaaatgtaataattcatatatttctattttgctATACTGGTGAACAACTTAGCACCCAG GCAGAAAAGGTAGCAATCACATCCTGCGAACTTGAATGGTATCGTCTTCCGGACAAAAAAGCGCGAAGCATTGTATTGCTAATGATTATGTCTAACGCGCCGACTAAAATCTCAGCTGGAAAATTCGTCGACCTTTCGCTCAAAACGTTCGGTGAC
- the LOC139105830 gene encoding odorant receptor 4-like, with translation MFANKYYERDVENAFAMNRFFFRLVGLWPLQPVDSFIPNAVESIVMAITCFAFVVGELTPTALYTAIKITDVRLRLKAAGSVIFAVVGLIKYSYMLFNKSQVRNCLMLIDKDWQNVINSDERILMIDQVRFSKRLIMICVVFVYMTGVFVRMLLPFYTGKIVTPDNVTIRPLPVVAYLVIVDVQRSPFYEIVFFVQFFGGFFKYTLTVAVFSFMTVCAMHFCAQSNVLVTLMNDLVNESRPEYVNKKLAIIVEHQIKTRNFLQLVQYVTQYPSLIEVLGSTVMLCFAVYYITTEWEDHNFLRMFTFIIALAMFTFDLFIYCYMGEQVISQEEKVSLTACTLEWHHLPSAKARALILLIIISEHPLKLRAGNFIDLSLRTFSDVSDFIKLKFMFNNNNNNKVNNRISCGKRKQLIKIY, from the exons ATGTTCGCCAACAAGTATTACGAGCGCGACGTAGAGAATGCTTTCGCGATGAAccgctttttctttcgcctaGTAGGTTTGTGGCCGCTGCAGCCCGTAGATTCATTCATCCCGAATGCAGTAGAATCAATCGTGATGGCCATCACGTGTTTTGCTTTTGTCGTAGGCGAATTAACGCCGACTGCTCTCTACACAGCTATAAAAATAACGGACGTACGATTAAGGCTAAAAGCCGCGGGCAGCGTGATATTCGCGGTAGTGGGACTGATTAAATACTCTTACATGCTGTTTAACAAGAGTCAAGTGCGAAACTGCTTAATGCTGATCGACAAGGACTGGCAAAACGTCATCAATTCGGACGAACGCATCTTGATGATCGATCAAGTGAGATTTagcaaacgtttaattatgATTTGCGTCGTATTCGTCTATATGACCGGCGTGTTCGTTCGAATGCTTTTGCCGTTCTACACGGGGAAGATCGTTACTCCTGATAACGTTACAATCAGACCGCTGCCGGTTGTGGCCTATCTCGTTATAGTCGACGTGCAACGCAGTCCCTTTTACGAAATCGTATTTTTCGTCCAATTTTTCGGGGGATTTTTCAAGTACACGCTGACGGTGGCGGTTTTTAGTTTCATGACCGTTTGCGCAATGCACTTTTGCGCGCAGTCGAACGTACTCGTGACGTTAATGAACGATCTCGTGAACGAGAGCCGGCCGGAATACGTGAACAAGAAACTGGCTATTATCGTGGAGCATCAAATCAAAACAAGAAA TTTCTTACAATTGGTGCAGTATGTCACTCAGTATCCAAGTTTAATAGAAGTTCTGGGATCTACGGTAATGTTGTGCTTCGCAGTATATTACATTACCACA GAATGGGAAGACCATAATTTCCTTCGAATGTTCACATTCATCATTGCGCTGGCAATGTTCACTttcgatttatttatctattgtTACATGGGCGAACAAGTCATCTCTCAG GAAGAGAAAGTATCTTTAACAGCGTGCACCTTAGAATGGCATCATCTTCCGAGTGCAAAAGCGCGagcattaattttacttataattatttccgaACATCCGTTAAAACTTAGGGCAGGAAATTTCATTGATCTCTCTCTAAGAACGTTTAGCGACGTGAgtgattttattaaactcaagtttatgtttaataataataataataataaagttaataacaGAATTTCTTgcggaaaaagaaagcaattaataaagatatattaa
- the LOC139105809 gene encoding odorant receptor 4-like, protein MINERYKDDVVYVTHLTRNICKTLGIWPSTNKKESHGDKTWKKFLIIFSYALLYSVLFPGFFFWIIEKRIKIRLLTFPLLLFVSMASTKYGHLIYRENNIRLCLKHMEEDYKTVPTSKARDTMIESAKIGRRLVTLCAIFMYGSGLSFRLILPFAKGKIVTPQNITIRPLPCPAYFFSFDVQVTPIYELIFAMQVLSGLVTFSITTGLCGLAAVFVMHACGQLKILTTLMRNLVEEQWQDKKEVNKKLAEMVEYQIRIRSFIQMIENTIQQACLIEVMGCTTIVCLLGYFIIMEWENSNSIAMCSYFTSVTSMMINMFLFCYTGEQLTVEAEKVARTSCTLEWYRLPDKEARGIVLVVIMSNMPIKITAGKIMDLSFKTYGDIVKTAVTYFNMLVSVAM, encoded by the exons atgatCAACGAACGTTACAAAGATGACGTCGTTTATGTCACACACTTGACGCGAAACATTTGCAAAACCCTTGGAATCTGGCCGTCGactaataaaaaagaatctcaCGGCGATAAAACCTGGAAAAAATTCTTGATAATATTTAGTTACGCCCTTCTCTATTCTGTCTTGTTTCCGGGCTTCTTTTTCTGGATAATCgagaagagaataaaaatcagACTGCTAACGTTTCCTTTGCTTCTCTTCGTTTCTATGGCCAGCACTAAATACGGCCATTTGATATACCGGGAAAATAATATCAGGCTCTGCTTGAAGCACATGGAGGAAGATTATAAGACCGTTCCTACATCGAAAGCGCGAGACACGATGATCGAGTCCGCGAAAATCGGAAGACGACTGGTCACGCTCTGCGCTATTTTCATGTACGGCAGCGGACTTTCCTTTCGATTGATCCTGCCGTTTGCCAAAGGGAAAATTGTTACTCCACAAAATATTACGATCAGACCTCTGCCCTGTCCGGCttactttttttccttcgacgTACAAGTCACTCCGATTTACGAGCTTATCTTTGCAATGCAGGTATTATCCGGATTGGTTACTTTCTCGATAACAACAGGTTTATGTGGCCTCGCGGCCGTCTTCGTGATGCACGCCTGCGGCCAGTTAAAAATCTTAACGACTTTGATGAGAAATCTTGTTGAGGAACAATGGCAAGATAAGAAGGAAGTGAACAAGAAACTCGCGGAAATGGTCGAATATCAAATAAGAATTCGAAG TTTTATACAAATGATAGAAAATACTATACAGCAAGCGTGTCTAATAGAAGTGATGGGATGCACGACAATCGTGTGCCTCTTaggatattttataataatg GAATGGGAGAATAGTAATTCGATAGCTATGTGTTCTTACTTCACGTCAGTTACGTCCATGATGATAAACATGTTCTTATTTTGTTACACCGGCGAACAGCTTACGGTCGAG GCAGAAAAAGTAGCCAGAACGTCTTGCACGCTGGAGTGGTATCGTCTTCCGGACAAGGAAGCGCGTGGAATCGTGCTTGTAGTAATCATGTCGAACATGCCCATTAAGATTACTGCCGGCAAAATTATGGATCTATCGTTCAAGACATACGGCGAC aTCGTGAAAACAGCAGTTACGTATTTTAACATGCTAGTAAGTGTTGCTATGTAA
- the LOC139105828 gene encoding odorant receptor 4-like, producing MHAQAQASDDLPRRRCFFVALSRHSVREKISHKTCERMLRNERYEDDMTYITHLTRNVLSLLGVWPAYNRTISTGERIWKYFLIAISYILLYCVLIPGALFWLIEKRTRVRVQTFPFLLYCFMASSKYSNLVFRERNIRRCLRHIEEDWKIVNGVEARDTMIESAKIGRRLVTLCAVFMYGSGLSFRSILPFAKGKIVTAQNITIKPLPCPAYFFFFDIQVSPAYEMVFATQLLSGVVTYSITTGLCGLAAVFVMHACGQLKILVNLMRNLVEERWEAEHEVDRKLARMVQHQIRIRSFLHLVESTLQQACLIELMGCTAIVCLLGYFIIMEWENSNSIAMCSYFTSFTSMMINMFMFCYTGEQLTVQAEKVARTSCVLEWYRLPNKEARGIVMIIIMSNMPTKITAGKIMDLSFKTYGDIVKTAVTYFNMLLKVAD from the exons ATGCACGCGCAAGCGCAAGCAAGCGATGATTTACCTCGTCGCCGGTGCTTTTTTGTAGCGCTCAGTCGTCATTCAGTTCGCGAAAAGATTTCACACAAGACCTGCGAAAGAATGTTGCGCAACGAACGCTACGAAGATGACATGACTTATATCACGCATTTGACGCGAAACGTTCTGAGCTTACTCGGAGTCTGGCCGGCGTACAACAGGACAATATCCACCGGCGAGAGAAtctggaaatattttttaatcgctatCTCCTACATTCTTCTCTATTGCGTCCTAATTCCGGGCGCGCTTTTCTGGTTGATCGAAAAAAGAACGCGGGTCAGGGTTCAAACGTTCCCTTTCCTTCTCTACTGTTTTATGGCGAGTAGCAAATACAGCAATCTGGTGTTTCGCGAGCGGAATATTAGACGTTGCTTAAGACACATCGAGGAGGACTGGAAAATTGTTAACGGTGTGGAAGCGCGGGACACGATGATCGAGTCAGCGAAAATCGGTAGACGCCTGGTCACGCTCTGCGCGGTCTTCATGTACGGCAGCGGGCTCTCCTTCCGGTCGATCCTACCGTTCGCCAAGGGAAAAATCGTCACCGCGCAAAACATCACGATCAAACCTCTACCTTGTCCagcttatttctttttcttcgacaTACAAGTCAGCCCTGCTTACGAGATGGTTTTCGCGACGCAGCTTTTATCTGGAGTGGTCACTTATTCGATAACGACAGGTTTGTGTGGCCTCGCGGCTGTCTTCGTGATGCATGCCTGCGGCCAGTTGAAGATCCTGGTGAACCTGATGCGAAATCTTGTTGAAGAACGGTGGGAAGCGGAGCATGAAGTGGACAGGAAATTGGCGAGAATGGTCCAACATCAGATAAGAATTCGAAG TTTTTTACATTTGGTAGAAAGCACTTTACAGCAAGCGtgtttaatagaattaatggGGTGTACGGCGATAGTCTGCCTTCTaggatattttataataatg GAGTGGGAAAATAGTAACTCGATAGCAATGTGCTCTTATTTTACGTCGTTTACATCCATGatgataaatatgtttatGTTTTGTTACACCGGCGAACAGCTTACCGTTCAG GCGGAAAAAGTAGCTAGAACATCTTGTGTGCTCGAGTGGTATCGTCTTCCGAACAAGGAGGCACGTGGAATCGTGATGATAATAATCATGTCGAACATGCCCACTAAAATCACTGCTGGAAAGATCATGGATCTATCGTTCAAGACATACGGCGAT ATCGTGAAGACAGCTGTCACGTATTTTAATATGCTTCTGAAAGTAGCCGATTGA
- the LOC139105813 gene encoding odorant receptor 13a-like has translation MDKSMLRNENYKDDMIYITRLTRNVSSLLGVWPTYNKRRSTGEKVWNYFLISMSYILLYSVLIPGGFFWLIEKRPKVRVQTIPLLFYGFMASGKYSNLIFRERNIRRCLKHIEEDWRIVNSVEARNTMIESAKIGRRLVTLCAVFMYGSGLSFRSILPFAKGKIVTAQNITIKPLPCPAYFFSFDIQASPAYELIFAMQFLSGIVTYSITIALCGFAAVFVMHACGQLRILVDLMRNLVEEQWQEKQEVDRKLAKMVEHQIRIRSFLQLVENTLQQACLIELMGCTAIVCLLGYFIIMEWENSNSIAMCSYFITVTSLMINMFMFCYTGEQLTVQAERVASTSCELEWYRLPDKKARGIVLVIIMSNMPTKITAGKIMDLSFKTYGDVVKTAVTYFNMLLKVAN, from the exons ATGGACAAAAGCATGCTGCGTAACGAAAATTATAAGGACGACATGATTTACATCACGCGACTAACGCGAAATGTTTCGAGCCTACTCGGAGTCTGGCCGACGTACAATAAGAGAAGATCCACCGGCGAGAAAGTATGGAACTACTTCTTAATTTCGATGTCTTACATTCTTCTCTACAGCGTCCTGATCCCCGGTGGTTTTTTCTGGCTGATCGAGAAACGTCCTAAGGTCAGAGTCCAAACGATTCCCCTGCTGTTCTACGGTTTTATGGCCAGCGGTAAATACAGCAACCTGATATTTCGCGAGAGGAATATCAGGCGTTGCTTGAAGCACATCGAGGAGGACTGGAGGATCGTTAACAGCGTGGAGGCGCGAAACACGATGATCGAGTCCGCGAAAATCGGTAGACGCCTGGTCACGCTTTGCGCGGTCTTCATGTACGGCAGCGGGCTGTCCTTTCGATCTATTCTACCGTTTGCCAAGGGAAAAATCGTCACTGCGCAAAACATTACTATCAAACCTCTACCTTGCCCTGcttacttcttttcttttgatATACAAGCCAGCCCTGCCTACGAACTGATCTTCGCCATGCAATTTTTATCAGGAATAGTCACTTACTCGATAACAATTGCTTTGTGTGGCTTTGCGGCAGTTTTTGTCATGCACGCCTGCGGTCAGCTGAGAATCCTCGTTGACTTAATGAGAAACCTCGTCGAGGAACAGTGGCAAGAAAAACAGGAAGTCGACAGGAAATTGGCTAAAATGGTCGAGCATCAAATAAGAATCCGAAG TTTTTTACAATTGGTAGAAAATACCTTGCAGCAAGCGTGCCTAATAGAATTAATGGGGTGTACGGCAATAGTCTGCCTTCTaggatattttataataatg gaATGGGAGAATAGTAATTCGATAGCTATGTGCTCTTACTTTATAACAGTTACATCACTGatgataaatatgtttatGTTTTGTTACACTGGCGAACAACTTACCGTTCAG GCAGAAAGAGTAGCTAGTACATCTTGCGAGCTCGAGTGGTATCGTCTTCCGGACAAGAAAGCACGTGGAATCGTGCTGGTGATAATTATGTCAAACATGCCTACGAAAATCACGGCTGGAAAGATCATGGATCTATCTTTTAAAACATACGGCGAT GTCGTGAAAACAGCTgtgacatattttaatatgcttTTAAAGGTagcaaattaa
- the LOC139105503 gene encoding odorant receptor 4-like, with the protein MFANKNYKRDVEYVFELSRFVFRLLGIWPYARTNSRLSETLETAVLIVVSYVILTCELVPAILYVVIVQKKTRARLKVIATTLFTIITMFKYSQLILNRNRMKNYLAQVEDDWRNIADKRDHDIMINEARIGRRLVIICAIFMYSSGVSFRTIIPLSYGKIVTEQNTTIRLLSCPGHFILFDVQLSPAYEIVFVMQLFSGFIKCSITTAIYGFTSLFVMHICAQMEMLIILMNNLVNKKELKNVNEKLAAVVNYQIKIRNFLQMIQNSIQYASLLEILGCTIIVCLLGYFVIMEWEDNNAVALCSYLVGLTSISFNIFLFCFIGEQLSKKAEKVALTACTLEWYRLPDIKARSLILIMIISNSSIKLKGGKFIDLSFKTFGNVVKTAVTYLNLLRAIVD; encoded by the exons ATGTTCGCCaacaaaaattacaaacgCGACGTGGAGTACGTTTTCGAGCTGAGCCGCTTCGTGTTTCGTCTGCTGGGCATTTGGCCATATGCACGTACAAACTCCCGCTTATCGGAGACCCTCGAGACAGCCGTGCTGATCGTCGTTTCCTACGTTATCCTTACCTGCGAACTGGTACCGGCGATCCTCTACGTAGTCATCGTGCAGAAAAAGACACGCGCGAGGCTGAAAGTCATCGCCACTACGTTATTCACGATAATCACGATGTTCAAGTACAGCCAGCTGATACTGAATAGGAATCGAATGAAGAATTATCTCGCGCAGGTCGAAGACGACTGGCGAAATATCGCCGACAAGCGCGATCATGACATAATGATTAACGAAGCTAGAATCGGCAGGCGCCTGGTGATAATATGCGCCATATTCATGTACTCCTCCGGGGTGTCCTTCCGAACGATCATACCTCTGTCCTACGGAAAAATCGTTACCGAGCAGAACACCACGATCAGGCTTCTATCGTGCCCGGGTCACTTTATTCTGTTCGACGTCCAGCTCAGCCCAGCGTACGAGATCGTGTTCGTCATGCAGTTATTTTCGGGGTTCATCAAGTGTTCGATCACCACAGCGATTTACGGCTTCACTAGTCTTTTCGTCATGCATATCTGCGCACAAATGGAGATGCTAATAATCCTGATGAACAATTTGGTAAACAAAAAGGAACTTAAAAACGTGAACGAGAAATTGGCCGCAGTCGTAAATTATCAGATCAAAATACGAAA CTTTCTGCAAATGATACAGAACAGTATACAATATGCAAGTCTGCTGGAAATTTTAGGATGCACTATAATCGTATGCCTCTTAGgatattttgttattatg GAATGGGAAGATAACAACGCCGTAGCTCTATGCTCGTATCTTGTTGGACTCACGTCGATCAGTTTCAACATTTTCCTCTTCTGCTTTATTGGTGAACAACTTTCAAAAAAG GCAGAAAAAGTAGCGTTAACAGCATGCACATTAGAATGGTACCGTCTTCCGGACATAAAAGCGCGATcgctaatattaattatgatcaTATCGAATTCCTCAATAAAACTCAAAGGAGGGAAGTTCATTGACCTTTCGTTCAAGACCTTCGGTAAC GTCGTTAAGACTGCCGTAACGTATTTAAATCTTCTTCGTGCCATTGTCGACTGA
- the LOC139105505 gene encoding uncharacterized protein codes for MILNQHYKTDIKYVVGQSHVVLRILGIWPSTDKLPSLIEKTANILLVIICYFFLNCDMVPGALYYAVVNDESREKFKMMPPILYSIMAIGKYSNLLIHEEDIRSCFRHIEEDWRTIAVGDAREVMLSKAVVGRRLFVLCCTFMYCGGLSYNTVVPLSKGSIVVDENTTIRPLSCPGYYIFFNPQNSPAYELVYLQQVLCGFFMYTITVTMCGLAAVFAIHAYAQMEILIQMMKSLIDASGRQNVGTKLAVAIKHQVRLQNFLQLMENTLSYSNLVEITGCSVIICLCLYCIRLEWEDMNLVAMSSYAAALTSVVINIFILCYIGEYVTSQVISRYVISLEPVNVILINTYIYIYYLPHVSY; via the exons ATGATACTCAATCAACATTACAAGACAGACATAAAATACGTTGTCGGGCAAAGTCACGTTGTACTTCGTATCCTCGGTATCTGGCCATCGACCGACAAGCTGCCGAGCCTGATCGAAAAGACGGCGAATATTTTGCTCGTCATCATCTGCTACTTTTTCCTCAATTGCGACATGGTCCCGGGTGCTCTCTATTACGCGGTAGTCAATGACGAgtcgcgcgagaaatttaaaatgatGCCACCGATCCTGTACTCGATCATGGCAATCGGGAAGTACAGTAACTTACTCATCCACGAGGAGGACATCAGAAGCTGCTTTCGGCACATCGAGGAAGATTGGAGAACGATAGCCGTCGGTGACGCGCGAGAAGTGATGCTGAGCAAAGCCGTCGTCGGGAGACGATTGTTCGTTTTATGCTGCACGTTCATGTACTGCGGCGGGCTGTCTTATAACACAGTAGTGCCGCTGTCGAAAGGAAGCATCGTCGTCGATGAAAATACTACGATTAGACCATTGTCTTGCCCCggttattacattttctttaatccGCAAAACAGCCCTGCCTACGAGCTCGTGTATCTCCAGCAAGTTCTTTGCGGTTTCTTCATGTACACGATCACGGTGACGATGTGCGGCCTCGCCGCCGTCTTCGCGATCCATGCGTACGCGCAGATGGAGATCCTGATACAAATGATGAAAAGTCTTATCGACGCGAGCGGGCGACAAAACGTTGGTACGAAATTAGCGGTCGCAATTAAGCATCAAGTTAGGCTACAAAA ttTCTTGCAATTGATGGAGAATACTTTATCCTACAGTAATTTAGTCGAGATAACGGGATGCTCCGTGATCATATGCCTCTGCTTATATTGCATAAGACtg GAATGGGAAGATATGAATTTAGTGGCCATGTCCTCGTACGCGGCAGCTCTCACGTCtgtcgttattaatatttttattttatgttatatcgGAGAGTATGTAACGTCTCAGGTAATATCCAGATACGTTATATCTCTTGAGCCCGTTAAcgtcattttaataaatacatatatatatatttattacctTCCACACGTAAGTTATTAA
- the LOC139105504 gene encoding odorant receptor 49b-like has translation MSPADKHALFRNFNYRSDIEYVVRVAKILLVPIGVWPLYRDDTAMNKIAYFLHTSVIFCLMCFLLVPHIIYTFFDAEDLTRYMKVIAAQVFSLLGIIKFWTMIINKNNIKSCLQEMEIQYRDVECEADRLVMMKNAKIGRQFTIVYLGLLYGGALPYHIIMPFLADRIVKDDNTTHLPLPYLSDYIFFVVEDSPFYEILFVVQILFSTIILSTNCGVYSLIASCVMHACCLFEVARSRMESLISDNDRFHERFDWIVTHHLRALRYVEMIESSLNFVFLSEMVGCTIIICFLEYGVLKEWEDNKLFGVVIYFILAISIFVNVFTLSSIGDRLKEESVKIGEASYSIDWYTIPTKNVNNLIMVMVRSNRPSTLTAAKMFDISLQSFCEVCKTSMAYLNFIRMLTT, from the exons ATGTCGCCGGCCGACAAGCACGCGTTATTTCGTAACTTCAATTACCGATCCGATATCGAGTACGTGGTGAGAGTCGCGAAAATTCTATTGGTGCCCATCGGAGTCTGGCCGCTTTACAGAGATGACACCGCGATGAATAAAATCGCGTATTTTCTTCACACAAGCGTCATATTTTGTTTGATGTGTTTCCTCCTCGTGCCGCATATTATATACACCTTCTTCGACGCAGAAGATCTGACGAGATACATGAAAGTCATAGCCGCTCAGGTGTTCAGCCTGCtcggtattattaaattctggACAATGAtcatcaataaaaataatatcaagtcCTGCTTGCAGGAGATGGAAATACAGTACAGGGACGTGGAGTGCGAGGCGGATCGATTAGTGATGATGAAGAACGCCAAGATCGGCAGGCAGTTTACGATCGTATATTTGGGACTGCTCTACGGCGGTGCGTTACCCTATCACATAATCATGCCGTTTCTGGCGGACAGGATCGTCAAAGATGACAATACTACTCACTTGCCTCTACCTTATCTCAGCGATTATATCTTCTTCGTGGTGGAGGATTCACCGTTCTACGAGATTCTCTTCGTCGTTCAGATTCTGTTCAGCACAATTATCCTATCCACGAACTGCGGCGTTTACAGCTTAATTGCCAGCTGCGTAATGCATGCCTGTTGCCTATTCGAAGTCGCCCGCAGTCGTATGGAATCACTGATCAGTGACAATGATCGTTTTCACGAACGATTCGACTGGATAGTCACGCACCACTTGCGAGCTCTCAG ATATGTCGAGATGATTGAGAGTTCATTgaattttgtctttttatcAGAGATGGTTGGATGTACTATTATCATTTGTTTCCTTGAATACGGAGTTCTCAAG GAGTGGGAAGACAATAAACTATTTGGAGtggttatatattttatattagccATTTCGATTTTTGTAAACGTGTTTACTTTATCAAGTATCGGCGATCGTCTCAAAGAAGAg agcgTCAAGATTGGAGAGGCGTCGTATTCCATTGATTGGTATACAATACCAACGAAAAatgtgaataatttaattatggtGATGGTCAGATCGAATCGCCCGTCAACCTTGACAGCTGCTAAAATGTTTGACATCTCTCTGCAAAGTTTTTGCGAA GTGTGCAAGACGTCAATggcgtatttaaattttatacgaatgCTGACTACGTAA